In Vidua macroura isolate BioBank_ID:100142 chromosome 31, ASM2450914v1, whole genome shotgun sequence, one DNA window encodes the following:
- the SOX7 gene encoding transcription factor SOX-7, whose protein sequence is MAALLSTFPWPERLEGDAGEGLSPGPPPRASQGEKGSESRIRRPMNAFMVWAKDERKRLAVQNPDLHNAELSKMLGKSWKALSLSQKRPYVEEAERLRVKHMQDYPNYKYRPRRKKQVKRIGKRVDHGFLLGSLTRDQNSVPEKRTCSRAGGDKEGPGEYPPRPGLPAVRGYREAPGSGSSTSVDTYPYGLPTPPEMSPLDAIDPEQSFFSSPCPEEHHRSHLAGATFSPEYAGGSLPCGHHPLSPMPQPATCMIPPASSCPSLPPPPPPPPPPSYYTPAFPSLPPPSLHAHLGQLSPPPDHHGFDTLDQLSQAELLGEMDRNEFDQYLNNPGHGDHHGGALASGHVPVSGSSHSSENSLISVLADATATYYNNYSVS, encoded by the exons ATGGCTGCGCTGCTCAGCACATTCCCCTGGCCGGAGCGGCTGGAGGGGGACGCGGGCgaggggctgtccccagggccaccccccCGAGCGTCGCAGGGCGAAAAGGGCTCCGAGAGCCGCATCCGCCGGCCCATGAACGCGTTCATGGTATGGGCGAAGGACGAGAGGAAGCGGCTGGCGGTGCAGAACCCCGACCTGCACAACGCGGAGCTCAGCAAGATGCTCG GGAAATCCTGGAAGGCGCTGAGCCTGTCGCAGAAGCGTCCCTACGTGGAGGAGGCTGAGCGGCTGCGGGTGAAGCACATGCAAGATTATCCCAACTACAAGTACCGGCCCCGTCGGAAGAAGCAGGTCAAGCGCATCGGGAAGCGGGTGGATCACGGCtttctgctgggcagcctgACACGGGACCAGAACTCTGTGCCGGAAAAGCGGACCTGCAGCCGGGCCGGGGGGGACAAAGAGGGCCCGGGTGAGTACCCGCCCCGCCCGGGGCTGCCGGCTGTGCGGGGGTACCGGGAGGCTCcaggcagcggcagcagcaccAGCGTGGACACCTACCCCTACGGGCTGCCCACCCCGCCGGAGATGTCCCCTCTGGATGCCATAGACCCCGAGCAGAGCTTCTTCTCCTCGCCCTGCCCCGAGGAGCATCACCGCTCCCACCTCGCCGGTGCCACCTTCTCCCCGGAGTACGCGGGCGGCTCCCTGCCGTGCGGCCACCACCCGCTCAGCCCCATGCCACAGCCGGCCACCTGCATGATCCCCCCGGCCTCCAgctgcccttcccttcctcctcctcctcctcctcctcctcctcccagctaCTACACACCcgccttcccctccctgccccctcccagcctccATGCCCACCTGGGCCAGCTCTCCCCACCTCCCGACCACCATGGCTTCGACACCTTGGACCAGCTGAgccaagcagagctgctgggggagaTGGACCGCAATGAGTTTGACCAGTATCTCAACAACCCCGGCCACGGTGACCACCACGGCGGGGCCTTGGCCAGTGGGCACGTCCCAGTGTCcggcagctcccacagctccgAGAACAGCCTCATCTCCGTCCTGGCCGATGCCACGGCCACCTACTACAATAACTACAGCGTCTCTTAG